From the genome of Gryllotalpicola protaetiae:
GCCGGAAGCGGTACGCCTGAGTGACGTAGGGCAGCTCGATCACACCGGCGGCAGCGATCTCGGGATGCCGGTCGAGCACGGCCTCGACCCGGCGTAGCGTCTCGGCCTGCCCGTCTGCATTCTTGACGAGGAAGTAGCTGCGCGAGCGCACCAAGGTGAGGATGCCGGGGCGGCTCAGCCGCTGCACCCAGCCGAACTCCGCGGATTCGCCGCCCTCGAACGGCGCGCCCACCGGGTGCTCGGCGAGCGCCGACGGACTGTAGCCGTCGTTCGACCCCATCGCCTCGCCGAGCTCGCGCACCCAGTCGACGCGGTCGTCGCGGCTGTTCCAGATGAGGCCGAGGGTGCCGCCCGGTTTGAGGACGCGGGCGACCTCGCGCTCGCCGCGGCCCGGCTCGACCCAGTGCCAGGCCTGCGCGAAGGTGACGGCGTCGACGCTCTCGTCGGGCAGCGGCAGCCGCTCGGCGGTGCCGAGCAGCGTTTCGACACCCTGCACCTTGTCGCGCAGCACCTCGAGCATCTGCGGGCTCGGGTCGACGGCGATCACCTCGCGGTCCTCGCCCTGAAGCATCCGCGTGAACTTGCCGGTGCCCGCGCCGACGTCGAGA
Proteins encoded in this window:
- a CDS encoding class I SAM-dependent methyltransferase, whose amino-acid sequence is MVNDTPNSQPSKNDHARSFDAAAHVYEESRPGYPADAVDWLVPADARRVLDVGAGTGKFTRMLQGEDREVIAVDPSPQMLEVLRDKVQGVETLLGTAERLPLPDESVDAVTFAQAWHWVEPGRGEREVARVLKPGGTLGLIWNSRDDRVDWVRELGEAMGSNDGYSPSALAEHPVGAPFEGGESAEFGWVQRLSRPGILTLVRSRSYFLVKNADGQAETLRRVEAVLDRHPEIAAAGVIELPYVTQAYRFRRG